One stretch of Thermithiobacillus tepidarius DSM 3134 DNA includes these proteins:
- a CDS encoding YggT family protein, translated as MVTNSLLLALATVVDVLFTIFFYLVLVRALLSWVNPDPYNPVVRFIVRATEPVMAPARRIIPPISGFDLSPIVVLLLIQVVKNLLVNLLYNMAGPGLS; from the coding sequence ATGGTAACCAATAGCTTGCTGCTGGCCCTGGCAACCGTCGTCGATGTGCTGTTCACCATCTTTTTTTACCTGGTGCTGGTCCGCGCCCTGCTGTCCTGGGTCAATCCCGATCCCTACAACCCGGTCGTGCGCTTCATCGTGCGCGCCACCGAGCCGGTCATGGCGCCGGCGCGCCGCATCATCCCGCCCATCTCCGGCTTCGACCTGTCGCCCATCGTGGTGCTGCTGCTGATCCAGGTGGTCAAAAATCTGCTGGTGAACCTGCTCTACAACATGGCCGGTCCGGGCCTGTCGTGA
- a CDS encoding DUF167 domain-containing protein, which translates to MSQAAPAPYRWVAGDLILSVHVQPGAKRTQVAGLHAGAVKIRLQARPVEGAANAALIAFLAEQFGLPRKAVQILQGESSREKRLRLRTPAPERVAAVLQSWVLQA; encoded by the coding sequence GTGAGCCAAGCGGCGCCTGCCCCCTATCGCTGGGTCGCAGGCGATCTGATCCTCTCGGTGCACGTGCAGCCCGGCGCCAAGCGCACCCAGGTGGCCGGGCTGCACGCCGGCGCCGTCAAGATCCGCTTGCAGGCCCGCCCGGTGGAGGGGGCCGCCAACGCCGCCCTCATCGCCTTTCTGGCCGAGCAGTTCGGGCTGCCCCGCAAAGCGGTGCAGATCCTCCAAGGCGAGAGCAGCCGGGAAAAGCGCCTGCGCCTGCGGACACCAGCCCCCGAACGCGTCGCCGCCGTCCTCCAGTCCTGGGTGCTGCAAGCCTAG